TTTTCTTATTAGTTAAAATTGAGGAATTTATTCTTTTAATTCAAATTCGATAATAAATATTTTTTACCTTACAAATTTAAAAATATCTTAAATATTATAATGTTATAGGATTGTGAGGCGAGATTTTTGGCTGCTATTCGTGAAAACCTTCGTTACAGACCCTACGATGAAAAGAAGATGAGTTTAAAGGAAGCGCTTAGTTTTATAAAAACGGGGGACCATATATTTATAGGCTCTGCTTGTGGTGAACCTCAGTATCTAGTTAAGGGTCTTGTAGAAATGGCTAACCACCTAGCTGATAATGAAATTCTTCATGTTCATACTTTAGGAGTTGCCCCATATACTAAGCCTATTTATTCAAACCGTTTTCGTCTGAATGCTTTTTTTGTTGGTATTAATGCGAGAGAAGCTATAATTGAAGGACGTGCTGATTATACACCTGTTTTTCTCTCTGATCTTCCCAGTCTTATATCAAATAATATAGTACCAATAGATGTTGCATTAATTCAAGTAACTCCTCCTGATGAACACGGGTTTTGTAGCTTAGGTGTTTCAGTCGAAATAACAAAAACTGCCGCTAAAAAAGCAAAGTTAGTTATTGCTCAAGTAAATAGGTGTATGCCAAGAGTTTTTGGAGATAGTTTTATTCATATAAATGATATTGATATAATAGTGGAATATGATGAACCAATTCTTGAACTACCCCCTTCAGAAAAAGATATCGTTTCAGAAAGGATTGCCAGGTATGTTTCACAACTTATAGAAGATGAATCAACTCTTCAAATAGGTATAGGGACAATTCCTAACGCTATTCTTGATGCGTTAAGAGATAAAAAAGATCTAGGAATTCACACAGAACTTCTTACAGAAGGTGTAGTAGATTTAGTTGAGGAGGGAGTAGTTACTTGCGCAAAGAAAACAATAAATAAGGGTAAGATTGTAGCATCTTTCGCTATGGGAACAAGGCGTCTCTACGATTTTATAGATAATAACCCTATGGTTGAATTTTATGAATCAGACTATGTAAATAATCCTTTTGTAATAAGTCAACATGATAAAATGGTTGCTATAAATCAAGCTTTAGAAATAGATCTTACAGGTCAAGTTTGTTCAGATTCATTAGGTTATATATTTTATAGTGGTCTTGGTGGTCAAGCAGACTTTATGAGAGGAGCTAGACTTTCTAAAGGCGGAAAAGCTATAACTGTTATCCCTTCAACAGCGCAAGAGGGAAATGTTTCAAGGATTAAATCTGTCTTAAGTGAAGGTGCTGGTGTCACTTTAACGAGAGGAGATGTAGATTATGTTGTAACAGAATATGGAATCGCTTGTTTAAGAGGAAAAACTATTAGAGAAAGAGCTTTATCCCTAATGAGTATTGCTCATCCAAAGTTTAGAAATGAGCTTTTAGAATGGGCTAAAAGTCACAACTATGTACCTAAGGAAATTTTACCTTTCCCGAGTGTAGAGTATCCAGAAATATTAGAGAAGTTTGTAACTCTTAAGGATGGAAATAGAATTTTATTAAGACCTATTAAACCTTCAGATGCTACTATGAAACAACACTTCTTTTATTCTCTTTCTAAAGAAACTATATATAAAAGATACTTTGGACAATTAAAAGCTATGCCTATAAAACGTATATGGCCATATGTAATAATAGATTATGAAAATGAAATGGTTATAGTAGCTTCTGCATTAGAGAATGGAGTTGAAACAATAATTGGTATTGGAAGCTACGTAAAAATTCCAGGAACAAAAACAGCTGAGATCGCTCTAGTTGTTAGGGATGATTGGCAAAATAAAGGCTTAGGAACAGCTTTATTAAGCTATTTAATAGAGATAGGAAAAAATAAAGGAATAGAATCTTTCACAGCATGGATTTTTACGGATAACACAAAAATGCTTCATCTTATTAAAAAACTTCCTTATAAAGTTGAATTTAGGATTGAAGGTGATCTTTATCATATAACTATAAAATTAAATTAAAATTAGTGTTTGATTTAAGTCTTCATTATTGTCACCTTTATTTCTTATTTTTAGAAATTATAATTCACACCT
This Candidatus Bathyarchaeota archaeon DNA region includes the following protein-coding sequences:
- a CDS encoding GNAT family N-acetyltransferase; translated protein: MSLKEALSFIKTGDHIFIGSACGEPQYLVKGLVEMANHLADNEILHVHTLGVAPYTKPIYSNRFRLNAFFVGINAREAIIEGRADYTPVFLSDLPSLISNNIVPIDVALIQVTPPDEHGFCSLGVSVEITKTAAKKAKLVIAQVNRCMPRVFGDSFIHINDIDIIVEYDEPILELPPSEKDIVSERIARYVSQLIEDESTLQIGIGTIPNAILDALRDKKDLGIHTELLTEGVVDLVEEGVVTCAKKTINKGKIVASFAMGTRRLYDFIDNNPMVEFYESDYVNNPFVISQHDKMVAINQALEIDLTGQVCSDSLGYIFYSGLGGQADFMRGARLSKGGKAITVIPSTAQEGNVSRIKSVLSEGAGVTLTRGDVDYVVTEYGIACLRGKTIRERALSLMSIAHPKFRNELLEWAKSHNYVPKEILPFPSVEYPEILEKFVTLKDGNRILLRPIKPSDATMKQHFFYSLSKETIYKRYFGQLKAMPIKRIWPYVIIDYENEMVIVASALENGVETIIGIGSYVKIPGTKTAEIALVVRDDWQNKGLGTALLSYLIEIGKNKGIESFTAWIFTDNTKMLHLIKKLPYKVEFRIEGDLYHITIKLN